CACCATTGAAACGGCTATATTTGAGATCGAATAAAGCCCGGTTGGCATCGGGCAGCGCATATTGCTGGGTGGTTGCCTGTATCGGAATTTCCATCGCCAAATCCAGCAATTCGACCCCATCCTGATAGGTTGCATTGGCAACACTGCGTAGAGTCCGCTCAGCATAGATGAGGTCGTATGGCATCTCAGGGATCGGCGACATATAAATGGCGTTAATTGCCAGAGTTCCCCCAGGGCGCAATTTCGCGAGCATTTTTGGCACCAATTCTCCAGCCGGAGCAAAGATGATAGCGCGATCCAATGTATTTGGCGGAGTATCTTCCGAGCCGCCAACCCAGGCCGCGCCCAATTCCAGCGCATGGTGACGATGGTCAGGCGAACGCGTGAAAACATAGATTTCACAATCCCAATGGCGGGCAACCTGAATGGCAAGATGAGCGATGGCCCCAAAACCTACCAGCCCCAAACGCTCTCCTGGCTCCAAGTCTGCCTGTTTCAATGAACGATAACCAATTATGCCCGCACACAGGAGCGGGGCGGCGTATGCGCTAGTCAGACCTTTGGGGATAGGCAAGGCATATTTCGCTTCGGCCAACATATATTCAGCGTAGCCGCCATCTATATGAAAACCGGTAAAACGCGCTTCAGGGCATAGATTCTCATTTCCAGAAAGACAAAAAGTACACTCACCACAAACATCATAGAGCCAGGGAACACCCACACGGCTGCCCAATGTGGGATGGGTCACGTCTTCGCCAAGTTGATCTACAACGCCAACCACCTGATGGCCAGGAATGATGGGCATTTTCGGGGGCAGAATTTCTCCTTCAACAGTATGAAGATCGGTATGGCAAACACCGCATACTTCAACGTGAATGCGAACTTGCCCGGCTTTCGCCTCAGGCAGCGGCGTATCTACCAGCGTGAGTGGATTATTTTCAACCTGTTGAAAATGGTTCAACTGCATGGCTTGCATGATGCTACCTCGCTTTCAAAGCAAATTTCGCAGGAATGGGCTTGTCAAAGGTTTTGGGGTACGTTATAATCACGCCGCTATTACGGGATGTGGCGCAGCCCGGCCAGCGCGCGCCGTTCGGGTCGGCGAGGCCGTGGGTTCGAATCCCACCATCCCGACAAAAACGCCAGTGAAAAATCACTGGCGTTTTTGTTTAGGTCAATGTATATTGGGCCACTGGTTACGGGCAGGTAAATTCTTTAACCTTGTGGAAGCGGGCATAGAAGGTGAGATGATGAGTACCACCACAACCATACATGGTAACTTCGTAATAGCCCATCGGGATGGTGTATTCTTTTTCTTCTTCCGCGAATAATTGGAACACGAAGACACTCGGTCCTTCGAGAATCAGTTTCATATAGCGCCCGGAGTCGTTTACGAGAGTAACATCAACCAGCCGTAATTGATCGCCCACGTCTTCGATATTTTCCTGGTCTTGCGGGCCATAATGCGATTTCATGCCACATTCGGGCACATTGATAACTTTATGAGTGGAGAGGTCTAATTCGCCTTTCACATTGATCCCGCAAGCGTACAGGATGTACTCATAAACGCCGCGCGCGGGCGTGTAATACCGCGCTTCGCCAGCCGGAATATGAAAATAATAATAGTCATGGCGGTCAAATTCCTTGGCGTCAAGCCGATACCAAATATCTCGCCCACTTTTATTGTTGATTGTGAGGCGGACGAGATCTGCATCTTGGGCAAGAACATTGGTTTGCGGAACAATGGCCGCAAAAACCAAAGCCACCAGCGTAAGCAGAAATACTATTCCACGAATGGTGTGCTGCTTTTTCATGTTTATCTCCTTTATGATGCTCAACGTACAAGCATTGCAAAAAATAACGAAGTAGCTGCCCAGATTCCTGAGCAGATATAAGCGAAACTGAGAATATCGTAGTGCAAAGCCAGTAGACTGTCAAGATTGAATGCAGCAGGCAAAATGTACTATGCCGAGGTGGGCAAACGCGGCATCTCCGGACCGGGCACATCGAGATAATCTGCCAAAGCTGCGGTGAGGGCAATACCATCATCCCAGAGGTATTCAATCTCGCCAAAACACATCGATTGTTCGTGCCCCTTACCACAGACCAATACAGCATCCCATGGCTGAGCCAGATCAAGCGCAAAGCGAATCGCGCCGCCGCGATCTGGCACGCGCCACAAATTTTTACCTTCTACTGCGCCGCGGGATTTCGCCCCCGCAATCATCTCTTCCAAAATAGCATCCAGCGATTCGGTGCGCGGGTCTTCGGCGGTCAACACAGTCAGATCTGCCAGTTCGGCTGAAACTTCGGCCATCAGACGGCGCTTTTCACGATCGCGCAATCCGGCAGAGCCAAATACTGCGATAATGCGCCCTTCGGTCATGGCACGACCCGCTTCAAGGGCGCGCCGCAATGCGTTGGGCGTGTGCGCAAAATCCACAATTGCCAGGAAATTCTGCCCCATATCGATAGGCTGCATCCGGCCCTGTATACCTTCAAGCGCTGCAACCCCTGCGCGAGCCGCGTCCGGTTCTATCCCCAAACCGGCAACGGTTACTCCAATTGCGGCCATGATATTATACACATTATATTCACCCAAAAGTTGAGTTTTTAACTCCAGCGTAAAACCGGGGCCAGCAAGCTCGAATGCGATCCCGGCAGATGTTGAGCGAATTGTATGGGCGCGAATATCAGCCTCGGGGTGCAATCCATAAGAAATTTGCTGAGTGGGAGGTGTAACCAGTGCATGTAGATAATCATACGATGGATCATCCCGATTCAGCACAGCGGTGCGGAAATTCCCGCGGGGCTTTGTGTGGGTGGCCGCTAAAGATGCAAAGAGGCGTCCCTTGGCCGCGCGATAAGCCTCATAGGTGCCATGATAATCGAGATGCTCGTGCATAATATTGGTGACTGCCCCCAAATCAAAATCACACGCCGCGACGCGTTCTTGCGCCAAGCCATGCGATGTCGCCTCCAGCACCACATGGGTCAAACCAGCATCCACCATCTGCGCGAGGTAGCGCTGCACATCGGGCGCTTCGGGTGTAGTGACATGGAAACCGGTATCGGCAACTTGTTCGCCGATCACTGCATTCACGGTCGAGATCATCCCAGCACGAATGTCTGCTGCCTTAAGAATTTCAAAAATAAAGTTCGCCGTGGTTGTTTTTCCATCAGTGCCAGTGACGCCAATCACCGTCAGCTTCTGCGCTGGAAAATCGTAAAAGGCAGCTGCCAGCGTTGCCAATGCTTTACGGGCATTTTGCACGCGGAAATAGTGTGCGCCGCTTTCGGGCTGTAACTGCGTGCCCAATACGGCTACCGCACCTTTGACTATCGCATCAGGGATATACTGATGCCCATCGACATTTTCGCCAGGAATAGCAACAAAAATACTCCCCGGTTGGACGCGGCGAGAATCGTGCGTGATCCCCGTGACGATCGGGTCATAGCCCAGCGTTTGCATCACCGAGGGTAAATGCTGAAATAAAGTAGATAATTTGTGGATATTTGAGGGTTGCAACATCTGTGGTTTGCACTGTTCTTGTGAAGGCTATGCCATCACAAAAGAATGATACCCCAATAAACAAGGGGAGTGGCAGAAAAAATCTACCACTCCTCTTTATTCTTTTCAATGCCAAATCCCTATCCGAAGAAGGGGGCAGTCAGCTACAAACTGTTCACGCCAATCTAGTGTAAACTTTGACGCAACTCTTCCAAGCTGCTGGCAACAGAATTATCGAGAACTTTATCGCCAACGCGGATTACCAGACCACCCAAGATGGAGGGGTCTACACGGAAACTCACGGATACTTGTTCACCAAGTCGAGCCTTAACAACATCCTGTTCTTTATTGGTGAGCGGAACCGCGCTGGTCACGTCAGCGGCCGCGCCCGATACAGACACGCCTTCCAACGCAACAACCTTACCACCCTCGACACCAGAGAAGAACTCATTAATCAAAGCGTGCTGACGTTCTTCGGTAAGCGCTTCACCAATCAGTTTCTGAGAAGCAGCAACGGCTAGCGCGGCAATCTGCCCGCGCACATCGGCCAACATACGGTCGCGCTCTAACTCAGCTTCTATCATCGCAGCATTACGCTGTTTTTCAAGGTCTTGCTCAGCAGATGCCTTGACCTGTTTAGCGGCTTCTTCCGCGCGCTGTGTGGCTTCGCTTACAACCTGATTTGCATTTGTTTGTGCTTCAGCCAAAATATTTTTGGCTTCCTCTTCCGCATTCTCGCGGGCTTCAGCCGCCACGCGGGCATCCTCTAATCCCTGAGCAACCTTGTTTTTGCGCTCTTCAAGCATTTTGACAATCGGCTTATAAGCCCACGCATAAAGCAAGACCGCCACAACAGAGAAGTTGAGAACCTGGAAGATGAAAAATCCTAAATTGATACCTAATTTTTCCATTGATCGCTCCGGTTTAGGCGGCGAAGATGATGATCAGGGCAACAGCCAGCGCGTAAATCGCGACTGCTTCTGCGAAAGCCATACCCAAAATCATATTTGTCTGGATGGTGGGGGTTGCGTCTGGATTGCGCCCCATGGCCTGAACGCCACCTGAGGCAGCAATACCGACACCAACACCAGCGCCAATCGCACCCAACATTGCCAAACCAGCGCCGAGTACTTTCATACCTGCGACAAAGAATTCATTAAACTCCATTTTTTCCTCCAAAAACTTTAAGTATTGATAATTTCTAGTGGTGGCTCTCCAGCGCGCCGCTAATGAAGACGGTAGCGAGCAAGAAGAACACATAAGCTTGAATAGCGCCGAAGAAGATCTCAAAAAGATACAACCCGGCAGGCAGGCCCACGGCTGTCAGTACACCGATAATTGAAAGCAACAGTGCACCAGCGAAAATATTGCCGAACAACCGGAAACCAAACGATAGGATCTTGGCAAATTCAAGAATAATCTCCAACAAACCCACCGCAAAGTTGATACCACCAAAAATACCACCGTGAATAACTTGCTTAATGGGGAAGAATTTCTCAAAATAGCTCATCCCTAAAGCCCAAACGCCGTAAACTTGCGTCATAAATACTGCAATGAAGGCTAATGCAAATGGGAAGTTTAGATCGGTTGCCGATCCACGCAAGAAGGGGACAACTTCACAGGCGTGACATACCGTTGTGCCGCCATGTTCTTCCACAGCCATTTCTTCGCCGTGGGCAACTTCTTCCTCACCGTGGGCAGCTACAACTTCAATCGGATGGCCCTTATCGAGGGTGTATACCCCCAGGCTACCCAGATCAAAAAGATGCTTCGATTCGTAAGCGGTACCTTCAATGTGCATTTCTTTCAACTGACCAATCGATTCAAAGCCCGGTGCGAGCTTGACCATGTTGGCTGTGAAGACAATCAGGAAAATCGTGGCAACAACGGGGAAGATGCGCTTCCCCCATTTTGCTCCTGCTGATCCTTCAACTGAATTCCACAAGAATTCAATGATGGCCTCGAAGGCATTATAAAATCCTTTCGGCACAAGGCTGCCCTTTTTAATGAAACGCCATGCGCTAAAGGCCACTAAAAGCAGAACAAAATCTGCCAACAAGGTCGCCAAAATCGTGTTGGTGATTTCAAATCCGCCAATGGCCAAACCTGTGGGTTCAGGAGGCAAAACAACAACCGGTGTGATCGGTCGCAGGAATGTCGGACCCATGAAAGAGACGTAAATCCCCACGCCAATCAAAGCCAGTACAATCCACCGTTTTACCCCAAACCGTTTTTCTTGTTTTACATCACTACTCAACGGTTTCATCCTCCTTTGTAAA
The DNA window shown above is from Chloroflexota bacterium and carries:
- a CDS encoding zinc-dependent alcohol dehydrogenase family protein, with the protein product MQAMQLNHFQQVENNPLTLVDTPLPEAKAGQVRIHVEVCGVCHTDLHTVEGEILPPKMPIIPGHQVVGVVDQLGEDVTHPTLGSRVGVPWLYDVCGECTFCLSGNENLCPEARFTGFHIDGGYAEYMLAEAKYALPIPKGLTSAYAAPLLCAGIIGYRSLKQADLEPGERLGLVGFGAIAHLAIQVARHWDCEIYVFTRSPDHRHHALELGAAWVGGSEDTPPNTLDRAIIFAPAGELVPKMLAKLRPGGTLAINAIYMSPIPEMPYDLIYAERTLRSVANATYQDGVELLDLAMEIPIQATTQQYALPDANRALFDLKYSRFNG
- a CDS encoding UDP-N-acetylmuramoyl-L-alanyl-D-glutamate--2,6-diaminopimelate ligase, coding for MLQPSNIHKLSTLFQHLPSVMQTLGYDPIVTGITHDSRRVQPGSIFVAIPGENVDGHQYIPDAIVKGAVAVLGTQLQPESGAHYFRVQNARKALATLAAAFYDFPAQKLTVIGVTGTDGKTTTANFIFEILKAADIRAGMISTVNAVIGEQVADTGFHVTTPEAPDVQRYLAQMVDAGLTHVVLEATSHGLAQERVAACDFDLGAVTNIMHEHLDYHGTYEAYRAAKGRLFASLAATHTKPRGNFRTAVLNRDDPSYDYLHALVTPPTQQISYGLHPEADIRAHTIRSTSAGIAFELAGPGFTLELKTQLLGEYNVYNIMAAIGVTVAGLGIEPDAARAGVAALEGIQGRMQPIDMGQNFLAIVDFAHTPNALRRALEAGRAMTEGRIIAVFGSAGLRDREKRRLMAEVSAELADLTVLTAEDPRTESLDAILEEMIAGAKSRGAVEGKNLWRVPDRGGAIRFALDLAQPWDAVLVCGKGHEQSMCFGEIEYLWDDGIALTAALADYLDVPGPEMPRLPTSA
- the atpF gene encoding F0F1 ATP synthase subunit B, which gives rise to MEKLGINLGFFIFQVLNFSVVAVLLYAWAYKPIVKMLEERKNKVAQGLEDARVAAEARENAEEEAKNILAEAQTNANQVVSEATQRAEEAAKQVKASAEQDLEKQRNAAMIEAELERDRMLADVRGQIAALAVAASQKLIGEALTEERQHALINEFFSGVEGGKVVALEGVSVSGAAADVTSAVPLTNKEQDVVKARLGEQVSVSFRVDPSILGGLVIRVGDKVLDNSVASSLEELRQSLH
- the atpE gene encoding ATP synthase F0 subunit C, with the protein product MEFNEFFVAGMKVLGAGLAMLGAIGAGVGVGIAASGGVQAMGRNPDATPTIQTNMILGMAFAEAVAIYALAVALIIIFAA
- a CDS encoding F0F1 ATP synthase subunit A translates to MKPLSSDVKQEKRFGVKRWIVLALIGVGIYVSFMGPTFLRPITPVVVLPPEPTGLAIGGFEITNTILATLLADFVLLLVAFSAWRFIKKGSLVPKGFYNAFEAIIEFLWNSVEGSAGAKWGKRIFPVVATIFLIVFTANMVKLAPGFESIGQLKEMHIEGTAYESKHLFDLGSLGVYTLDKGHPIEVVAAHGEEEVAHGEEMAVEEHGGTTVCHACEVVPFLRGSATDLNFPFALAFIAVFMTQVYGVWALGMSYFEKFFPIKQVIHGGIFGGINFAVGLLEIILEFAKILSFGFRLFGNIFAGALLLSIIGVLTAVGLPAGLYLFEIFFGAIQAYVFFLLATVFISGALESHH